One window of the Deinococcus ruber genome contains the following:
- a CDS encoding MFS transporter, whose protein sequence is MPSLEGLPRNARNSIRMEPLWAIFGTPVTYYAPLYMAAIGLSSTQIGALGSITLAFSLFFQTLAAPITNRVGRKRTTLIGDLISWTLPMFVWAVSRSFESFVLAAVLSAVGRIVAVSWSLLVIEDVEETQRPRVFGIFNLIISGCGLLTPLLGLLMTQHGVAPVMRVYYTLGGVGMTIMFLIRNAITQETRSGQAAMHEHQDLHPWQSVQQTLRHVAGLRQHAGLPGVMLFYVLSIFTEQMSVFQILFLGGPLHFGAGALSLVPVAGAVITALMYAGVLRRLSGVAAERTLVVARLLGLLGAVLLLLIPAANIGALLLTVSVLGAATFLTQTFRDTVLFNRLPKHGTADLYSAVQTLCLLCSVPAGALAGFIYSTQPRTLFVVLAVLNALLLAMAVWLARRREA, encoded by the coding sequence TTGCCCTCGCTGGAAGGGCTGCCGCGCAACGCCCGCAACTCTATTCGCATGGAGCCGCTGTGGGCGATCTTCGGCACGCCTGTTACGTATTACGCGCCGCTGTACATGGCTGCCATCGGCCTGAGCAGCACCCAGATCGGAGCGCTGGGGTCGATCACGCTGGCGTTCTCGCTATTTTTTCAGACGCTGGCGGCCCCCATTACCAACCGGGTCGGGCGCAAACGCACCACACTCATCGGCGACCTGATTTCGTGGACGCTGCCGATGTTCGTGTGGGCCGTCTCGCGCAGCTTCGAGAGCTTCGTGCTGGCGGCGGTGCTGAGCGCGGTGGGGCGCATCGTGGCGGTGTCGTGGAGCCTGCTGGTCATCGAGGACGTCGAGGAAACGCAGCGCCCCCGGGTCTTCGGCATCTTCAATCTGATCATCAGCGGCTGCGGGCTGCTGACGCCGCTGCTGGGCCTGCTGATGACGCAGCACGGCGTGGCCCCGGTGATGCGGGTGTATTACACGCTGGGCGGCGTGGGCATGACCATCATGTTCCTGATCCGCAACGCCATCACCCAGGAGACGCGCAGCGGTCAGGCCGCCATGCACGAACACCAGGACCTGCACCCGTGGCAGAGCGTTCAGCAGACGCTGCGGCACGTTGCCGGGCTGCGGCAGCACGCGGGTCTGCCGGGCGTGATGCTTTTTTATGTGCTCAGCATCTTTACCGAGCAGATGAGTGTCTTCCAGATTCTGTTCCTGGGAGGGCCGCTGCATTTCGGAGCCGGGGCGCTGTCGCTGGTGCCGGTGGCGGGGGCGGTCATCACGGCGCTGATGTATGCCGGGGTGCTGCGCCGCCTGTCTGGGGTGGCCGCCGAGCGCACACTGGTTGTGGCGCGGCTGCTGGGGCTGCTGGGTGCGGTGCTGCTGCTGCTGATTCCCGCCGCCAACATCGGTGCCCTGCTGCTGACCGTGAGCGTGCTGGGGGCCGCCACCTTCCTGACCCAGACCTTCCGCGACACGGTGCTGTTCAACCGCCTGCCGAAGCACGGCACCGCCGACCTGTATTCAGCGGTGCAGACGCTGTGCCTGCTGTGCAGCGTGCCTGCCGGAGCGCTGGCAGGCTTCATCTACAGCACCCAGCCGCGCACGCTGTTCGTGGTGCTGGCCGTCCTGAATGCCCTGCTGCTGGCAATGGCAGTGTGGCTGGCGCGGCGACGGGAAGCCTGA
- a CDS encoding DUF6232 family protein, with protein METIFFEDAGIKVTNSRFMTHGQTYALGGITSVSRLVEKPKRLIPVLIFFAGLATFGVSNSVFLPLIFIAIAVFIWISQKPKYVVMIRNASGDSRTLVDPNLTRVNKVIAALNDAIVHRG; from the coding sequence ATGGAAACGATCTTTTTTGAAGATGCTGGAATCAAGGTAACAAATTCTCGCTTCATGACGCATGGACAGACGTATGCCCTGGGAGGCATCACATCGGTCTCAAGGCTAGTAGAGAAGCCCAAGAGATTAATCCCCGTCCTTATATTTTTTGCGGGATTAGCTACTTTTGGGGTGTCTAACAGCGTGTTTTTACCTCTTATATTTATTGCTATAGCTGTATTTATTTGGATATCACAGAAACCGAAATATGTCGTAATGATACGTAATGCGTCGGGAGATTCTAGGACTTTGGTTGATCCGAATCTAACCAGAGTAAATAAAGTTATTGCCGCACTCAACGATGCTATAGTTCACCGAGGATAA
- a CDS encoding peptidylprolyl isomerase codes for MACMEPYIPAGYTLTPELSSERQTRFGKAPGMGEGIEKGKHYQAVFETSKGRIVMDLDADEVPNTVNSFVYLIRHHYYDGIVFHRVLDGFMAQTGDPTGTGSGGPGYDFADERTSKRHDQPGVLSMANRGPNTNGSQIFMTFVPTPHLDGRHTVFGRVVEGMDVLNSITRINPGGPGTPDRIERAYVVEK; via the coding sequence ATGGCCTGCATGGAACCCTACATTCCGGCAGGCTATACCCTCACGCCCGAACTCAGCAGCGAGCGCCAGACGCGCTTCGGCAAGGCTCCGGGCATGGGCGAGGGCATCGAGAAGGGCAAGCACTATCAGGCGGTCTTCGAGACCAGCAAGGGCCGCATCGTGATGGACCTCGATGCCGACGAGGTGCCCAACACCGTCAACAGCTTCGTGTACCTGATCCGCCATCATTACTACGACGGCATCGTGTTTCACCGCGTTCTCGACGGTTTCATGGCCCAGACGGGCGACCCCACCGGCACCGGTTCGGGCGGCCCCGGCTACGACTTTGCCGACGAGCGCACCAGCAAGCGCCACGATCAGCCCGGCGTGCTGAGCATGGCGAACCGTGGCCCCAACACCAACGGCTCGCAGATTTTCATGACCTTCGTGCCCACGCCGCACCTCGACGGACGCCATACCGTCTTCGGGCGCGTGGTCGAGGGAATGGACGTGCTGAACAGCATCACCCGCATCAATCCCGGCGGCCCCGGCACGCCCGACCGCATCGAGCGGGCCTACGTGGTCGAGAAGTAA
- the phnC gene encoding phosphonate ABC transporter ATP-binding protein has product MIQVNNLTKIYSNGTRGLDDVNVNIQDGEFICVIGLSGAGKSTFLRCLNRLNDATSGQILIDGDDIAFAQGAKLRTLRRRIGFIFQQFNLSTRLSALENVLAGRLGYHNRFVGALGLFPQADIDLAKGALERVGLADKFNVRVDQLSGGQQQRVAIARALAQQPKLILADEPMASLDPKLSGVIMGLLKSFNKDGISVVVNIHVLELATAYADRILGFNKGRLVFDGPPSALTESEIERIYAGSVADL; this is encoded by the coding sequence GTGATTCAAGTCAATAACCTCACCAAAATTTATTCCAACGGCACACGCGGCCTCGACGACGTAAACGTGAATATTCAGGACGGCGAGTTCATCTGCGTGATCGGACTGTCGGGCGCGGGCAAGAGCACTTTCCTGCGCTGCCTGAACCGCCTGAACGACGCCACCTCGGGGCAGATCCTGATCGACGGCGACGACATCGCCTTCGCGCAGGGAGCCAAACTCAGAACGCTGCGTCGCCGCATCGGCTTCATCTTTCAGCAGTTCAACCTCAGCACCCGCCTTTCGGCGCTGGAAAACGTGCTGGCCGGGCGGCTGGGCTACCATAACCGCTTCGTGGGGGCGCTGGGCCTGTTTCCTCAGGCCGATATCGATCTGGCAAAAGGAGCGCTGGAACGGGTCGGATTGGCCGACAAATTCAATGTGCGCGTCGATCAGCTGTCGGGTGGGCAGCAGCAGCGCGTGGCGATTGCGCGGGCGCTGGCGCAGCAGCCCAAACTCATCCTGGCCGATGAACCGATGGCGAGCCTCGACCCCAAGCTGTCGGGCGTCATCATGGGCCTGCTGAAGAGTTTCAACAAGGACGGGATCAGCGTGGTGGTCAATATTCATGTGCTGGAACTGGCGACTGCCTACGCCGACCGCATCCTAGGCTTCAACAAAGGGCGGCTGGTCTTCGACGGCCCCCCCTCGGCCCTGACGGAATCTGAAATCGAGCGGATCTATGCGGGGAGCGTGGCTGATCTATGA
- a CDS encoding peptidylprolyl isomerase, whose product MKNAAVLTLLLLSLVACKKAADTASTDTKTDSAKTDTTTPATPATPAVSAPGAIPSGYTLVAPVSSKPVYKFAAEPARTLKDGTDYYALIDTSKGQILADLYEDKTPVTVNNFITLARNHFYDGILFHRVLDGFMAQTGDPNTLKGEQATWGQGGPGYAFADEIRQSLKFDAPGMLAMANSGPNTNGSQFFMTFAPADFLDGKYNLFGKVVKGQDVLAKLTRTATADPSTGQEVPIAGITNDKILSVRILSKNK is encoded by the coding sequence ATGAAGAATGCCGCCGTGCTCACGCTGCTGCTGCTCTCGCTGGTGGCCTGTAAAAAGGCTGCCGATACCGCCAGCACCGATACCAAGACCGATTCCGCCAAGACCGACACCACCACGCCTGCGACCCCGGCCACGCCTGCTGTCAGCGCACCGGGGGCCATTCCCAGCGGCTATACCCTGGTCGCTCCGGTCAGCAGCAAGCCGGTGTACAAGTTCGCCGCCGAGCCTGCCCGCACGCTCAAGGACGGCACCGACTACTACGCCCTGATCGACACCAGCAAGGGGCAGATTCTGGCCGATCTGTACGAAGACAAGACGCCTGTAACGGTCAATAACTTCATCACGCTGGCCCGCAATCACTTCTACGACGGCATTCTGTTTCACCGTGTCCTCGACGGCTTCATGGCGCAGACCGGCGACCCGAACACCCTGAAGGGCGAGCAGGCGACGTGGGGGCAGGGTGGCCCCGGCTACGCATTTGCCGACGAGATTCGCCAGAGCCTGAAATTCGACGCGCCCGGCATGCTGGCGATGGCGAACAGCGGCCCCAATACCAACGGTTCGCAGTTCTTCATGACCTTTGCGCCTGCCGATTTTCTCGACGGCAAATACAACCTGTTCGGCAAGGTCGTGAAGGGTCAGGACGTGCTGGCAAAACTGACGCGCACTGCCACCGCCGACCCCAGCACCGGGCAGGAAGTGCCGATTGCGGGCATCACCAACGACAAGATTCTGAGCGTGCGGATTCTGAGTAAGAACAAGTAA
- the phnE gene encoding phosphonate ABC transporter, permease protein PhnE: MITALLTALLIVGFVWLSRGSGRRLGLIGAIGLIVAFVALPFVDVIGARTDQNLAPTALALSALYPLLWLAPLLGLVAFLVTLRVSERNSGVLLSLAGAAGLGVAFAFQQGADRFLSLRPVPGVLEVAFPLALGAAIFLLTLANAPDRRTRRINLAVTVLLPLALAVFLFSPLGARLFPNDPENNITRLRGYYQVGQAVTPKQSGLIVSDWALDVKDYLQADVQKRAQDWKDTRAKLSAPAAGTDRAKQRKDYYDLLDEFNLQRRTPGDVTPVPATITTPQDMPPGFAPGPAASDAGVRRVIARSQEYGFQTWVLFATLALGGGLIALFRRRLLVAADPALERRSELTSAATLALVVTAVAAGFHSTGFNFRDLWVNWPWITDFFSRATPPDAAFLSDVMGAMLITINIALIGTVVAAVFALPLSLLAARNLTQNTWLTRSFYFITRTFFNVDRGVDTLILALILVAAVGLGPFAGALAMAIHSVADLGKLYSEAIENADQGPIEALESAGAPGTSVVRWGLLPQVLPLFLSYTLYRFEINFRVSIVLGFVGAGGIGFLVNETMRGGQYPKAMTALIIIVLVVNVLDFISAAVRRRLV; the protein is encoded by the coding sequence GTGATCACGGCTCTGTTGACTGCCCTGCTGATCGTGGGCTTCGTATGGCTGTCGCGTGGTTCGGGCCGCCGCCTGGGCCTGATCGGGGCGATTGGCCTGATCGTGGCCTTCGTGGCGCTGCCCTTCGTGGATGTGATCGGGGCGCGTACCGATCAAAACTTAGCTCCGACGGCGCTGGCGTTGTCTGCGCTGTACCCGCTGCTGTGGCTGGCTCCGCTGCTGGGGCTGGTGGCCTTTCTGGTCACTCTGCGCGTGAGTGAGAGGAATTCGGGCGTGCTGCTGTCGCTGGCGGGGGCGGCGGGCCTGGGCGTGGCCTTCGCCTTTCAGCAGGGGGCAGACCGCTTTCTGTCGCTGCGCCCTGTTCCCGGTGTGCTGGAAGTGGCGTTTCCGCTGGCGCTGGGGGCCGCGATCTTCCTCCTCACGCTCGCCAATGCCCCGGATCGGCGCACCCGCCGAATCAATCTGGCGGTCACGGTGCTGCTGCCGCTGGCACTGGCAGTCTTCCTGTTCTCGCCGCTGGGCGCTCGGCTGTTTCCCAACGATCCGGAAAACAACATCACCCGGCTGCGCGGCTATTACCAGGTCGGGCAGGCAGTGACGCCGAAGCAGTCGGGCCTGATCGTGTCCGACTGGGCGCTGGACGTGAAGGATTACCTTCAGGCCGACGTGCAGAAACGCGCCCAGGACTGGAAGGACACCCGCGCCAAGCTGAGTGCGCCCGCTGCCGGAACCGACCGGGCCAAGCAGCGCAAGGATTACTACGACCTGCTCGACGAATTCAATCTTCAGCGCCGGACGCCCGGAGACGTGACCCCGGTGCCCGCGACGATCACCACGCCGCAGGACATGCCGCCCGGCTTCGCTCCCGGCCCCGCCGCCAGCGATGCAGGTGTGCGCCGCGTCATCGCCCGCTCTCAGGAGTACGGCTTTCAGACGTGGGTGCTGTTTGCCACGCTTGCTCTGGGTGGCGGCCTGATCGCGCTGTTCCGTCGTCGCCTGCTGGTGGCTGCCGACCCGGCCCTGGAGCGGCGCAGCGAACTGACCAGTGCGGCAACGCTGGCCCTGGTGGTCACGGCGGTGGCGGCGGGCTTTCACAGCACCGGTTTTAACTTCCGTGACCTGTGGGTCAACTGGCCCTGGATCACCGATTTCTTCAGCCGCGCCACGCCGCCCGACGCCGCCTTCCTCTCGGATGTCATGGGCGCGATGCTCATCACCATCAATATCGCGCTGATCGGCACGGTGGTCGCCGCCGTGTTCGCGCTGCCGCTCAGCCTGCTCGCAGCCCGCAACCTGACGCAGAACACCTGGCTGACGCGCAGTTTCTACTTCATCACCCGCACCTTCTTCAACGTAGACCGGGGCGTCGATACCCTGATTCTGGCGCTGATTCTGGTGGCGGCGGTGGGGTTGGGGCCGTTTGCCGGGGCGCTGGCAATGGCGATTCACAGCGTGGCCGACCTGGGCAAGCTGTATTCGGAAGCCATCGAAAACGCCGATCAGGGGCCAATCGAGGCGCTGGAATCGGCGGGTGCTCCCGGCACGAGTGTGGTGCGCTGGGGACTGCTGCCTCAGGTCTTGCCGCTGTTCCTGAGCTACACGCTCTACCGCTTCGAGATCAATTTCCGCGTGTCTATTGTGCTGGGCTTCGTGGGCGCGGGCGGCATCGGCTTTCTGGTCAACGAAACCATGCGCGGCGGACAGTACCCCAAGGCCATGACCGCGCTGATTATCATCGTGCTGGTGGTGAACGTGCTCGACTTCATCAGTGCGGCGGTGCGGCGGCGACTGGTGTAA
- a CDS encoding citrate/2-methylcitrate synthase: MTNIAKGLEGVLFTESKLTFINGTEGILTHLGIPIQEWAENSTFEELSLALLSGHLPTAAELAHFDSQLKANREIPAELLTIIAGYPKGISAMQALRTAVSHLALFDADAENTSADARMAISIRLIAKMSTIIAAIRRTQQGLEPVAPRIDLTHAANFLYMLHGEEPTPEQARLFDIALVLHVDHGMNASTFTAIATASTLSDQYSAVVSAIGALKGPLHGGANEAVMDMLDEIGTPDKAADFVNAKLDAKEKIMGVGHRVYKYFDPRSRVLRDYAAHVAEKQGKSHYYQILEVIEKTVVDRLSSKGIYPNVDFYSGTVYSDLGIAKEYFTPIFALARISGWCASVNEYERDNRLLRPDAVYSGAVDQHYVELQDRQ; this comes from the coding sequence ATGACCAATATTGCCAAAGGGCTGGAAGGTGTGCTGTTCACCGAAAGCAAGCTGACCTTCATCAACGGAACCGAGGGCATTCTGACCCACCTGGGGATTCCGATTCAGGAGTGGGCCGAGAACAGTACCTTCGAGGAACTGAGCCTGGCGCTGCTGAGTGGACACCTGCCCACCGCCGCCGAGCTTGCACATTTCGATTCGCAGCTCAAGGCCAACCGTGAGATTCCCGCCGAGCTGCTGACGATCATCGCGGGCTATCCGAAGGGCATCAGCGCGATGCAGGCGCTCCGCACCGCCGTGTCGCACCTTGCGCTGTTCGACGCCGACGCCGAGAACACCAGCGCCGATGCCCGCATGGCGATTTCCATCCGTCTGATCGCCAAAATGAGCACCATCATCGCGGCCATCAGGCGCACCCAGCAGGGGCTGGAGCCGGTTGCCCCGCGCATCGACCTGACGCACGCCGCCAACTTCCTGTACATGCTGCACGGCGAAGAACCCACCCCCGAGCAGGCGAGGCTGTTCGACATCGCGCTGGTCCTGCACGTCGATCACGGTATGAACGCCAGCACCTTCACGGCGATTGCCACCGCCAGCACCCTCAGCGATCAGTATTCGGCAGTCGTCAGCGCGATTGGCGCACTCAAGGGGCCGCTGCACGGCGGAGCCAATGAAGCCGTGATGGACATGCTCGACGAGATCGGCACGCCCGACAAGGCCGCCGACTTCGTGAATGCCAAGCTCGACGCCAAGGAAAAGATCATGGGCGTGGGCCACCGCGTCTACAAGTACTTCGATCCCCGGAGCCGGGTGCTGCGCGACTACGCCGCCCATGTGGCCGAGAAGCAGGGCAAGAGCCACTATTACCAGATTCTGGAAGTGATCGAGAAGACCGTGGTAGACCGCCTGAGCAGCAAGGGCATCTATCCGAACGTCGATTTCTACAGCGGCACGGTGTACAGCGATCTGGGCATCGCCAAGGAATACTTCACCCCGATCTTCGCGCTGGCCCGCATCTCCGGCTGGTGTGCCAGCGTCAACGAGTACGAGCGTGATAACCGCCTGCTGCGCCCCGACGCGGTGTACAGCGGCGCTGTCGATCAGCATTACGTGGAACTGCAAGACCGCCAATAA
- the nrdR gene encoding transcriptional regulator NrdR: MRCPYCSFADSRVVNSRSGDDGSAIRRRRECLNCARRFTTYERAQLEPLMVLKRGGVRQAFNPDKLLRGLVLATEKRPISAETLRAFAYGFEDEVQAPEIDSREIGKRAMTFLRPLDDVAYIRFASVYRDFDSLERFIEEIQGLKDEG; encoded by the coding sequence ATGCGCTGTCCGTACTGCTCGTTTGCCGACAGCCGGGTGGTCAATTCGCGCAGCGGCGACGACGGCAGCGCCATCCGGCGGCGGCGCGAATGCCTGAACTGCGCCCGGCGCTTCACCACCTACGAACGCGCTCAGCTCGAACCGCTGATGGTACTCAAGCGCGGCGGCGTGCGGCAGGCGTTCAACCCCGACAAGCTGCTGCGGGGGCTGGTGCTCGCCACCGAAAAGCGCCCGATCTCGGCGGAAACCCTGCGGGCCTTTGCCTACGGCTTCGAGGATGAGGTGCAGGCTCCCGAGATCGACTCCCGCGAGATCGGCAAGCGGGCCATGACCTTTCTGCGCCCGCTCGACGACGTGGCCTACATCCGCTTTGCCAGCGTGTACCGCGACTTCGACAGCCTGGAGCGCTTTATTGAGGAAATTCAGGGCCTCAAGGACGAAGGGTAA
- the purK gene encoding 5-(carboxyamino)imidazole ribonucleotide synthase — protein MKIYTLGILGGGQLAQMLSLAAIPLGVRCVVLEPDPQAPARLSAEHLQAAYTDAAGLDQLAQCDAVTLEFENVPTEATAALQGRVPLRPSPAVLHLSKHRAREKAALVEAGAEVAPYVVIEHAADLSGALKTVGGTGILKTSELGYDGKGQARIGSAAELRAAWKEMGGVPCVLEGLVPFVREVSLGVARGQDGTISYGPLVENVHAGGILRRSIFPAASSAAPGGVGTEQHARRIARSVAEAWDVVGLITLEFFELPGGELLVNEVAPRVHNSGHLTQDGGGVSQFEAAVRAALGLPLQDFGPLLPCGMVNILGWEEGDEPDWDGLECLRGTRLHWYHKANRPGRKLGHVNVVGESREEVQSRMDAVERLLGTRRD, from the coding sequence ATGAAGATCTACACTCTCGGCATTCTGGGGGGCGGGCAACTGGCGCAGATGCTGTCGCTGGCGGCCATTCCGCTGGGTGTGCGCTGCGTGGTGCTGGAACCCGATCCGCAGGCTCCGGCCCGCCTGAGTGCCGAACACCTTCAGGCCGCTTACACCGATGCGGCGGGCCTGGACCAGCTGGCCCAGTGCGACGCCGTGACGCTGGAATTCGAGAACGTGCCCACCGAGGCGACCGCCGCGCTTCAGGGCCGCGTGCCGCTGCGTCCGTCGCCTGCCGTGCTGCACCTCAGCAAGCACCGCGCCCGCGAGAAGGCCGCGCTGGTGGAGGCCGGAGCCGAAGTTGCGCCCTATGTCGTCATCGAACACGCTGCCGACCTGTCGGGGGCGCTGAAAACGGTGGGCGGCACCGGCATTCTCAAAACGTCGGAACTCGGCTACGACGGCAAAGGACAGGCGCGGATCGGCAGTGCTGCCGAGTTGCGGGCGGCGTGGAAGGAGATGGGCGGCGTGCCCTGCGTGCTGGAGGGGCTGGTGCCTTTTGTGCGCGAGGTCAGTCTGGGGGTGGCACGCGGGCAGGACGGCACCATCAGCTATGGCCCGCTGGTCGAGAACGTTCATGCGGGCGGCATTCTGAGGCGCAGCATCTTTCCGGCGGCCAGCAGCGCCGCGCCGGGCGGGGTCGGCACCGAACAGCACGCTCGGCGCATCGCCCGCTCTGTTGCAGAAGCCTGGGACGTGGTCGGCCTGATCACGCTGGAATTTTTCGAGCTTCCGGGCGGCGAACTGCTGGTCAACGAGGTCGCCCCGCGTGTGCACAACTCCGGGCATCTGACGCAGGACGGCGGCGGCGTCAGCCAGTTCGAGGCGGCGGTGCGGGCGGCGCTGGGCCTGCCACTGCAAGACTTCGGGCCGCTGCTGCCGTGCGGTATGGTCAATATCCTGGGCTGGGAAGAAGGTGACGAACCCGACTGGGACGGCCTGGAATGCCTGCGGGGAACGCGGCTGCACTGGTATCACAAGGCCAACAGGCCGGGCCGAAAGCTGGGACACGTGAACGTGGTGGGGGAGAGCCGTGAAGAGGTTCAGAGCCGCATGGACGCTGTGGAACGGCTGCTCGGGACGCGGCGCGACTGA
- a CDS encoding HD domain-containing protein produces the protein MNRAEALQLMEAHTPSASLRRHMLNVEAAMRWYARHWQEDEELYAITGLLHDFDYEQHPAEHPFWGVEYLKANAELPEDVLTAILGHATYSGVARETRLAQTLFAVDELTGLVQAAALVRPDKDVKGVELGSLKKKFRNRAFAAGVNRDEVEQGAAELGVPLDTHMQNVLEAMQGMDVMGNE, from the coding sequence ATGAACCGCGCCGAGGCCCTGCAACTCATGGAAGCCCACACCCCTAGCGCCAGCCTGCGCCGCCACATGCTGAACGTGGAAGCGGCGATGCGCTGGTATGCCCGCCACTGGCAGGAAGACGAGGAACTGTACGCCATCACCGGGCTGCTGCACGACTTCGACTACGAGCAGCACCCAGCCGAGCACCCGTTCTGGGGCGTGGAGTACCTGAAGGCCAATGCCGAGCTGCCGGAAGACGTGCTGACCGCCATTCTGGGCCACGCGACCTACAGCGGTGTGGCACGGGAAACCCGGCTGGCCCAGACGCTCTTTGCCGTAGACGAGCTGACCGGGCTGGTGCAGGCGGCGGCGCTGGTTCGCCCCGACAAAGACGTGAAGGGGGTCGAACTGGGCAGCCTGAAGAAGAAATTCAGGAACCGGGCCTTCGCGGCGGGCGTCAACCGCGACGAGGTGGAACAGGGCGCGGCTGAACTTGGTGTGCCGCTCGATACGCATATGCAGAACGTGCTGGAAGCGATGCAGGGCATGGACGTGATGGGAAACGAGTGA
- a CDS encoding SDR family NAD(P)-dependent oxidoreductase: MPLLPPDTRLQGQVIAVTSADQGYGRIISSALARCGADVVLIGNNPETLAAHASSIENASSLRGGGTAIPIKADVGVPMDWRSAQQRILEIFGVLHGIVHLADKRAMSSFTTLSEGEWMDLFNCNVKSSVGIAQIARRYLPSTWLTIIGPHLDEKGLHTSPQRGALKGLVEQAYTEELRANLVLPGRAASSDETLDRPLADAVLALAMPELSHLTGNIVRVPMPAVSSLRGDQGALLTGLMER; encoded by the coding sequence ATGCCGCTCTTACCGCCAGACACCCGCCTTCAGGGACAGGTCATCGCCGTCACAAGCGCCGATCAGGGGTATGGCCGCATCATCAGCAGCGCTCTGGCCCGCTGCGGGGCCGATGTGGTCCTGATCGGCAACAACCCCGAGACGCTCGCTGCCCATGCCAGCAGCATCGAAAACGCCAGCAGCCTGCGCGGCGGCGGCACCGCCATTCCGATCAAGGCCGACGTGGGCGTTCCGATGGACTGGCGCAGCGCTCAGCAGCGCATTCTGGAAATTTTCGGCGTGCTGCACGGCATCGTGCATCTGGCCGACAAACGCGCCATGAGCAGCTTCACCACGCTCAGCGAGGGCGAATGGATGGACCTGTTCAACTGCAACGTCAAATCGAGCGTGGGCATCGCGCAGATTGCCCGGCGCTACCTGCCGAGCACCTGGCTGACCATCATCGGGCCGCACCTCGACGAAAAGGGGCTGCACACCTCGCCGCAGCGCGGGGCACTGAAAGGACTGGTCGAGCAGGCGTATACCGAGGAGTTGCGGGCCAATCTGGTGCTGCCCGGACGCGCCGCCAGCAGCGACGAAACGCTGGATCGCCCGCTGGCCGATGCGGTGCTGGCCCTTGCCATGCCAGAACTGAGCCACCTGACAGGAAACATCGTGCGCGTGCCGATGCCTGCCGTCTCCAGCCTGCGCGGCGACCAGGGTGCGCTGCTGACAGGTCTGATGGAGCGCTGA
- a CDS encoding phosphate/phosphite/phosphonate ABC transporter substrate-binding protein: MKNIRLTSVLALGILASVGAASAAENCRVVNMGFNPAQDSAAVLTNGTAIAKYLESKVRGIQVKTTVAQDYQALVEATRSGKLDFAWLSPVSYVQAHDEANAQVLLKSVRNGGPYYWAAFVVRKDSGIKTLNDMRGKTIAWIDPNSAAGYTFPRATLVAKGVNPDTFFSKQTFAGKHDAAVLALANGSVDVIATFSNNTSGTSGSWTQYLPADKAAALTPVVYSKPIPGDTLSVRADYQTGCADVTTRIRSAIVGMSSDPAAAGLLKKLYTIDSMIPAKDSDYNVVRQAIAASAKK; encoded by the coding sequence ATGAAGAACATCCGTCTGACGAGTGTGCTGGCCCTGGGTATCCTGGCGAGCGTCGGTGCTGCCAGCGCCGCCGAGAACTGCCGTGTCGTGAACATGGGCTTCAACCCTGCCCAGGACAGCGCCGCCGTGTTGACCAACGGCACCGCCATCGCCAAGTACCTGGAGAGCAAGGTGCGCGGGATTCAGGTCAAGACCACCGTCGCCCAGGACTATCAGGCGCTGGTCGAGGCCACCCGCAGCGGCAAGCTCGACTTCGCCTGGCTCAGCCCGGTCAGCTACGTGCAGGCCCACGACGAGGCCAACGCTCAGGTACTGCTCAAGAGCGTTCGGAACGGCGGCCCGTACTACTGGGCGGCGTTCGTGGTTCGCAAGGACAGCGGCATCAAGACCCTGAACGACATGCGCGGCAAGACGATTGCCTGGATCGACCCCAACAGCGCCGCCGGATACACCTTCCCCCGCGCCACGCTGGTCGCCAAGGGCGTCAACCCCGACACCTTCTTCAGCAAGCAGACCTTCGCGGGCAAGCATGACGCCGCCGTGCTGGCACTCGCCAACGGCAGCGTCGACGTCATTGCCACCTTCTCGAACAACACCTCCGGCACCAGCGGAAGCTGGACGCAGTACCTGCCCGCCGACAAGGCCGCCGCCCTGACCCCGGTGGTTTACAGCAAGCCGATTCCCGGCGACACCCTGAGCGTGCGGGCCGACTATCAGACCGGTTGCGCCGACGTGACCACCCGTATCCGGAGCGCCATCGTGGGCATGAGCAGCGACCCGGCAGCGGCTGGCCTGCTGAAGAAGCTGTACACCATCGACAGCATGATTCCGGCCAAAGACAGCGACTACAACGTCGTGCGTCAGGCCATCGCCGCCAGCGCCAAGAAGTAA